Proteins from a genomic interval of Sparus aurata chromosome 21, fSpaAur1.1, whole genome shotgun sequence:
- the LOC115573207 gene encoding GTPase IMAP family member 9-like, with protein sequence MTSHTRRKRRRDPAVSGAPPAKHGPNIYNNEEIRIVLVGKTGAGKSSTANTILGEKKFEAKFSSKSLTKQCAKAFGEVDVQKVAVIDTPGLFDTCEDEEKIKRDIVQSISYASPGPHIFLVVIRLGRFTEEEKKTVQKIQQIFGEEADKYSMVLFTHGDLLEEEPIEEFLKEDKDLQELVSRCNGQYHVFNNKMKNRSQVRELLNKIRNITEKNGGRHYTTEMFQEAEKKIEEEKQRILKENEEQRASLCCIS encoded by the coding sequence GACCGAACATATACAACAATGAGGAGATCAGGATTGTGCTGGTGGGGAAGACTGGAGCTGGGAAGAGCTCCACAGCAAACACTATTCTGGGAGAAAAGAAGTTTGAAGCAAAGTTCTCCTCTAAGTCTTTGACTAAACAATGTGCTAAAGCCTTTGGTGAGGTAGATGTACAAAAGGTTGCTGTTATCGACACTCCAGGTCTGTTTGACACCTGTGAGGATGAAGAGAAAATCAAACGAGATATTGTTCAGAGCATTTCTTATGCTTCTCCTGGACCTCACATCTTCCTGGTCGTCATCAGACTGGGCAGattcacagaggaagagaagaagacggTGCAGAAGATTCAGCAAATCTTTGGAGAGGAAGCAGACAAATACAGCATGGTTCTCTTCACCCATGGTGACCTGCTCGAAGAGGAACCCATTGAGGAGTTCTTAAAGGAAGATAAAGACCTGCAGGAACTTGTGTCCAGATGTAACGGTCAGTACCACGTCTTCAATAATAAGATGAAGAATCGTTCTCAGGTCAGAGAGCTGCTGAACAAGATCAGAAATATAACAGAGAAGAACGGAGGAAGACACTACACCACTGAAATGTTCcaggaggcagagaagaagattGAAGAGGAGAAACAACGAATCCTGAAAGAGAATGAAGAGCAAAGAGCGAGTCTttgctgtatttcataa
- the LOC115573202 gene encoding GTPase IMAP family member 9-like isoform X3 encodes MASKSAEHGPTIYNNEEIRIVLVGKTGAGKSITGNTILGIKNFESYFSLNSLTEKCAKAFGEVDGQPVAVIDTPGLFDTCEDEEKTVQDIAQSISYASPGPHIFLVVIRLGKFTEEEKKTVQKIQTIFGEEADKYSMVLFTHGDLLEEEPIEELLKKNKDLQELVSRCNGQYHVFNNKLEDRSQVRELLNKIRNITEKNGGSHYTTEKFQEAEKKIEEEKQRILKENEEQRHKEPGGAEEGNTEGYEDKIKEKKIKDDIEKQNKFNG; translated from the exons ATGGCCAGCAAATCTGCCGAACATG GACCGACCATATACAACAATGAGGAGATCAGGATTGTGCTGGTGGGGAAGACTGGAGCTGGAAAGAGCATCACAGGAAACACCATTCTGGGTATAAAGAACTTTGAATCCTATTTCTCCTTGAACTCTTTGACTGAAAAATGTGCTAAAGCCTTTGGTGAGGTGGATGGACAACCGGTTGCTGTTATCGACACTCCAGGTCTGTTTGACACCTgtgaagatgaagagaaaacagtCCAAGATATTGCCCAGAGCATTTCTTATGCTTCTCCTGGACCTCACATCTTCCTGGTCGTCATCAGACTGGGCAAattcacagaggaagagaagaagactgtgcagaagattcagaCAATCTTTGGAGAGGAAGCAGACAAATACAGCATGGTTCTCTTCACCCATGGTGACCTGCTCGAAGAGGAACCCATTGAGGAGCtcttgaagaaaaataaagacctGCAGGAACTTGTGTCCAGATGTAACGGTCAGTACCACGTCTTTAATAATAAGCTGGAGGATCGTTCTCAGGTCAGAGAGCTGCTGAACAAGATCAGAAATATAACAGAGAAGAACGGAGGAAGCCACTACACCACTGAAAAGTTCcaggaggcagagaagaagattGAAGAGGAGAAACAACGAATCCTGAAAGAGAATGAAGAGCAAAGGCACAAAGAgccaggaggagctgaagaaggaaATACAGAAGGGTATGAGGACAAAATTAAGGAAAAGAAGATTAAGGATGACATAGAGAAGCAGAATAAGTTTAATGGCTGA